In Bradyrhizobium sp. WBOS07, the genomic window ACGGCCTTGTCGGCGATGTCGGAGGCGACCGCGATCTCGATGCGCAGCTTGGGCAGGAAGTTCACGACATATTCGGCGCCGCGATAAATCTCGGTGTGGCCCTTCTGGCGGCCATAGCCCTTCACCTCAGTCACGGTCATGCCGTGGACGCCGATCGCCGTCAGGGCCTGGCGGACCTCGTCGAGCTTGAAGGGTTTGATGATCGCGACGACGAGTTTCATGGTCAGGCCTATTCCCCGGGGTGCGGCGCGCCGTATGTCCCCGGCGCTGCGTCAATCTGGCATCTTTCCGGGCAAATGGCACAAAAAACTTGCAGTTTGAAGCGGAAAAACGTTTGGCCAAGGGCGGTCATGTGAATGGCCGCCTCTGTACAGGGCAAGTGTTCATCCTTCACAATGCATTTTCGGCATGGATGCGGTGAACCCGGGCCTGCCAGGCGGGACATAAGTATTTTGAGGGGGACGCTTCATGGCGAGTTGGTTCTACGCATCCGAAGGCAAGCAGCAGGGGCCCTTTCCGGAAGGGCAATTCCGCGATCTCGTCGCCCAGGGGGTGGTGCGCCCGGACACGCTGGTGTGGACCGAGGGCATGGCCGGCTGGCAGAAGGCCGCCGAAATTCCCGGCCTGGTCGGGGGCGGCGGCGCGCCGCCGATGATGCCGGCGGGCGGCCCGCCGATGATGGGTGCCGGTGGCTATGCCGGCGGCGGAAGCGGTGGATCGCTGGCCGTCGATTTCGGCATCCTCGAGTTCACCTGGCGCACGCTCGTGCTGGTGATCGGCTCGTGCTTCATCATCCCGGTGCCGTGGCTGTTCGTCTGGTACACGAACTGGATCGTGCCCTGCTTCAAAGTCCCGGGACGACCCAATCTCAGCTTCACCGGCAGTGCGATGACGCTGGTGCCCTGGTTCTTCGGCTTCATCGGTCTGGCGATCGCCCTCGGCTTCGTCGGCAGCGAGATCCTGAGCAACCTGCTGTTCGTCGTGCAGATCGTGCTCTACTGGCTGCTGATCAAATGGATGATCGCGAACCTCGCCTCCAACGGGCAGCCGCTGGGCTTGAGCTTCACCGGCTCGGTCTGGGCCTATATCGGCTGGAATCTGCTGTTCGCAATTTCGATCATCACCATCATCGGCTGGGCCTGGGTCGCCGCAGCGCAGATGCGCTGGTTCTGCCGCAACATCGAAGGCACGCGGCGCGAGATCGTGTTCACTGGCTCTGGTCTCGACATCCTCTGGCGCGGGATCGTCGCTGCGATCCTGTGCAGCCTGATCATCCCGATCCCGTGGGTCTATCGCTGGATCATGAACTGGTTTGCCTCGCAGACCGTGCTCGCGCCGCGCGGCTCCGTCGCAGCCTGATCCGGAAAGCCTCGAACGCGAGACCTCGCGTTCGAGGTGATCACCCCTTCCGCTCGCGCACCGAGCCTTCCTGCGCGACGGAGGCAACCAGCGTGCCGTCGGGCTTGAAGATGGAGCCGCGGGTGAGGCCGCGGCCGCCGCGCGCGCTCGGCGAATCCTGCGCGTAGAGCAGCCATTCGTCGGCGCGGAACGGGCGGTGAAACCACATCGCGTGGTCGAGGCTCGCCGGCATCATGCGCTTGTCGAACAGGGTGCGGCCATAGCGCGCCATGATCGCATCCAGCAGCGAGAAGTCCGAGGCGTAGGCGAGCGCGCACATGTGCAGCGCCGGATCCTCCGGCAGCGTCGCCGCGGTCTTGATCCAGACATGGATGCGGCCGTCGTCGATCTTCTGGCCGAAATAGCGACCGAGCTCGACCGGGCGCAGCTCGATCGGCCGATCCGATTCATAATAGCGGCGGATGAACTCCGGCATCTCCTTGAACATCGGCTGCTTCGCCACCTCCTCCGCCGTGAGCTTCTCCGGCGGCGGCACGTCGGGCATCTTGTCCTGGTGGTCGAAGGCGCTTTCCTCCTCGGCATGGAACGAGACCATGATCGAGAAGATCGCGTTGCCGTGCTGGATCGCGGTGACGCGGCGGGTCGAGTAGCTCTTGCCGTCACGCAGGCGTTCGACCTGGTAGATGATCGGAATCTGCGGATCGCCCGGCAGGATGAAATAGCAATGCAGCGAATGCGGCAGGCGCCCCTCGACGGTGCGGCAGGCCGCGACCATCGCCTGCCCGATCACCTGACCGCCGAACACGCGCTGCCAGCTGGTCTTCGGGCTGTTGCCGCGGAACAGGTTCACCTCGAGCTGCTCGAGGTCGAGGATCGAGATGAGGTCGATGAGGCTTTTGGACATGAACACAGCTCTCTAAAGTCGCCATTCCAGGATGCGCCGGAACGGCGCAGGCCCGGAATGACACAATGGGGGCCGTTCCGCCCTCGTTTCACCGCACTGTTTCGCCCAGCTCAAGTCTGCTAGCAAGGCCGAGAATTGGCCGGGAAGCTTGGTATGTCGGTACAGGGTAGCATT contains:
- a CDS encoding P-II family nitrogen regulator; translated protein: MKLVVAIIKPFKLDEVRQALTAIGVHGMTVTEVKGYGRQKGHTEIYRGAEYVVNFLPKLRIEIAVASDIADKAVGVITASARTGQIGDGKIFVTPIDHALRIRTGETDSDAL
- a CDS encoding DUF4339 domain-containing protein, encoding MASWFYASEGKQQGPFPEGQFRDLVAQGVVRPDTLVWTEGMAGWQKAAEIPGLVGGGGAPPMMPAGGPPMMGAGGYAGGGSGGSLAVDFGILEFTWRTLVLVIGSCFIIPVPWLFVWYTNWIVPCFKVPGRPNLSFTGSAMTLVPWFFGFIGLAIALGFVGSEILSNLLFVVQIVLYWLLIKWMIANLASNGQPLGLSFTGSVWAYIGWNLLFAISIITIIGWAWVAAAQMRWFCRNIEGTRREIVFTGSGLDILWRGIVAAILCSLIIPIPWVYRWIMNWFASQTVLAPRGSVAA
- the tesB gene encoding acyl-CoA thioesterase II, producing the protein MSKSLIDLISILDLEQLEVNLFRGNSPKTSWQRVFGGQVIGQAMVAACRTVEGRLPHSLHCYFILPGDPQIPIIYQVERLRDGKSYSTRRVTAIQHGNAIFSIMVSFHAEEESAFDHQDKMPDVPPPEKLTAEEVAKQPMFKEMPEFIRRYYESDRPIELRPVELGRYFGQKIDDGRIHVWIKTAATLPEDPALHMCALAYASDFSLLDAIMARYGRTLFDKRMMPASLDHAMWFHRPFRADEWLLYAQDSPSARGGRGLTRGSIFKPDGTLVASVAQEGSVRERKG